The Arachis hypogaea cultivar Tifrunner chromosome 19, arahy.Tifrunner.gnm2.J5K5, whole genome shotgun sequence genome has a window encoding:
- the LOC112775383 gene encoding uncharacterized protein has translation MVASSKVIGAVFIALFIVDIAFAARVKDSFLGGGKGGGGGGGGGGGGGGGGGGGGGNLGRGSGYGSGYGSGGGEGYGGGEIGGGGGGGRGGGGGGGGGSGGYGSGYGSGSGYGSGYGSGGGKGEGGGGGGGGGRGGGGGGGGGLGGSGYGSGYGEGSGYGQGGGIGGNGGGGGGGKGGGGGGGGGNNGGSGYGSGSGYGSGSGGGNEALKGDLESCTSKETQPLQDPKQLSLLASSQSQ, from the exons ATGGTGGCAAGCTCCAAGGTTATTGGAGCtgttttcattgctttgttcATTGTGGACATAGCATTTGCTGCTAGGGTGAAAGACAGCTTCTTAGGTGGTGGaaaaggtggtggtggtggaggaggaggaggtggcggtggcggaggaggaggaggaggcggTGGTGGCAATCTTGGAAGGGGTTCTGGATATGGATCAGGTTATGGGTCTGGTGGAGGAGAAGGATATGGTGGTGGAGAAATAGGAGGAGGTGGTGGCGGCGGCAGAGGAGGTggcggaggtggtggtggtggttcagGAGGATATGGATCAGGTTATGGATCAGGGTCTGGGTATGGATCAGGATATGGCTCTGGTGGTGGAAAAGGTGAAGGCGGTGGTGGCGGTGGAGGAGGTGGgagaggtggaggtggaggaggTGGTGGAGGCCTAGGTGGCTCCGGCTATGGCTCTGGTTATGGTGAAGGAAGTGGTTATGGCCAAGGAGGTGGCATAGGAGGAAACggtggtggcggtggcggtggaaaaggaggaggaggtggtggcggCGGTGGCAATAATGGAGGTTCCGGCTACGGAAGTGGGTCCGGCTATGGATCCGGTAGTGGAGGTGGTAATGAGG CGTTAAAAGGAGACTTGGAGTCTTGCACAAGCAAAGAAACTCAACCGTTACAAGATCCTAAACAGCTATCACTTTTGGCATCCTCACAATCACAATGA
- the LOC112775382 gene encoding protein BTR1 isoform X1, with product MESTESSYVSSPEGPRKHASPPHQSPSLEDSAEKPTYVRFLVSNSAAGSVIGKGGSTITDFQSQSGARIQLSRNHEFFPGTTDRIIMVSGGINEILRAVELILSKLLSELQSEDENDAEPKTKVRLIVPNGSCGGIIGKGGATIRSFIEESQAGIKISPQDNNYYGLNDRLVTLTGTLDEQMRAVDLIVSKLAEDPHYSQSMNSPFSYPGVYFSGYHGVPYTYVLPSVAPAPYNAANYRPNGAAGGKFQNSKEDRSNSLTIGVADGHIGLVVGRGGRNIMDISQVSGARIKISDRGDYISGTTDRKVTITGSQRAIRTAESMIMQKVAYASERVLE from the exons ATGGAGTCGACGGAATCTTCATACGTGTCGTCGCCGGAAGGGCCAAGGAAGCACGCCTCGCCGCCTCACCAATCCCCTTCCCTTGAAG ATTCTGCAGAGAAGCCAACATATGTTAGGTTTCTTGTATCAAACTCTGCAGCTGGTTCTGTTATTGGAAAGGGTGGTTCAACCATCACTGATTTTCAGTCACAATCTGGGGCACGAATCCAGTTATCACGCAACCATGAATTCTTTCCTGGGACTACTGATAGGATTATCATGGTATCTGGTGGAATAAATGAAATCCTAAGAGCTGTTGAACTTATTCTGTCTAAGTTGCTCAGTGAG CTTCAAAGTGAGGATGAAAATGATGCTGAGCCAAAAACAAAAGTGAGACTCATTGTTCCAAATGGTTCTTGTGGTGGTATAATTGGCAAGGGAGGTGCTACCATTAG GTCATTCATTGAAGAATCTCAAGCTGGAATTAAGATATCTCCTCAGGATAATAATTATTACGGACTGAATGATAGGCTAGTGACACTGACAGGAACTCTTGATGAGCAAATGCGTGCAGTTGATTTAATTGTTTCTAAGTTAGCTGAAGATCCTCATTATTCGCAGTCCATGAACTCTCCATTTTCATATCCAG GTGTTTACTTTTCGGGTTATCATGGTGTTCCATATACATATGTGCTTCCATCTGTTGCACCAGCACCATACAATGCAGCGAACTACAGACCAAATGGTGCTGCTGGAGGAAAGTTCCAGAATAGCAAG GAGGACCGGAGTAACTCGCTGACCATTGGTGTTGCAGATGGCCATATAGGATTGGTTGTTGGTCGTGGCGGAAGGAATATAATGGATATTAGTCAG GTTAGTGGGGCAAGGATAAAGATATCAGACAGAGGAGATTACATATCTGGGACAACAGACAG GAAAGTTACTATAACGGGTTCCCAGAGAGCAATACGTACAGCTGAATCTATGATAATGCAGAAGGTTGCTTATGCTTCTGAGAGGGTTCTTGAGTAG
- the LOC112775382 gene encoding protein BTR1 isoform X2, with protein sequence MESTESSYVSSPEGPRKHASPPHQSPSLEDSAEKPTYVRFLVSNSAAGSVIGKGGSTITDFQSQSGARIQLSRNHEFFPGTTDRIIMVSGGINEILRAVELILSKLLSELQSEDENDAEPKTKVRLIVPNGSCGGIIGKGGATIRSFIEESQAGIKISPQDNNYYGLNDRLVTLTGTLDEQMRAVDLIVSKLAEDPHYSQSMNSPFSYPAPYNAANYRPNGAAGGKFQNSKEDRSNSLTIGVADGHIGLVVGRGGRNIMDISQVSGARIKISDRGDYISGTTDRKVTITGSQRAIRTAESMIMQKVAYASERVLE encoded by the exons ATGGAGTCGACGGAATCTTCATACGTGTCGTCGCCGGAAGGGCCAAGGAAGCACGCCTCGCCGCCTCACCAATCCCCTTCCCTTGAAG ATTCTGCAGAGAAGCCAACATATGTTAGGTTTCTTGTATCAAACTCTGCAGCTGGTTCTGTTATTGGAAAGGGTGGTTCAACCATCACTGATTTTCAGTCACAATCTGGGGCACGAATCCAGTTATCACGCAACCATGAATTCTTTCCTGGGACTACTGATAGGATTATCATGGTATCTGGTGGAATAAATGAAATCCTAAGAGCTGTTGAACTTATTCTGTCTAAGTTGCTCAGTGAG CTTCAAAGTGAGGATGAAAATGATGCTGAGCCAAAAACAAAAGTGAGACTCATTGTTCCAAATGGTTCTTGTGGTGGTATAATTGGCAAGGGAGGTGCTACCATTAG GTCATTCATTGAAGAATCTCAAGCTGGAATTAAGATATCTCCTCAGGATAATAATTATTACGGACTGAATGATAGGCTAGTGACACTGACAGGAACTCTTGATGAGCAAATGCGTGCAGTTGATTTAATTGTTTCTAAGTTAGCTGAAGATCCTCATTATTCGCAGTCCATGAACTCTCCATTTTCATATCCAG CACCATACAATGCAGCGAACTACAGACCAAATGGTGCTGCTGGAGGAAAGTTCCAGAATAGCAAG GAGGACCGGAGTAACTCGCTGACCATTGGTGTTGCAGATGGCCATATAGGATTGGTTGTTGGTCGTGGCGGAAGGAATATAATGGATATTAGTCAG GTTAGTGGGGCAAGGATAAAGATATCAGACAGAGGAGATTACATATCTGGGACAACAGACAG GAAAGTTACTATAACGGGTTCCCAGAGAGCAATACGTACAGCTGAATCTATGATAATGCAGAAGGTTGCTTATGCTTCTGAGAGGGTTCTTGAGTAG